A region of the Deinococcus hopiensis KR-140 genome:
TTGAGGCCCACGGCATCGCGCTGCCAGAAGTTGAATTCCAGGCGGTGGGTGCGGAGCGGCCAAGCCCTTTTCAAGTCTGGTTGCGGACCCCTGATCAGCGCTGCATCACCACGGCGCATTTCTCGAGATCCGCCCAGGAACTGCAGCTTGAGGGCATTGAGCCTGTCTGGCGGTACCGCTGCTGCCCCTATGGCTGCGTCCATTGGCGGCCCTGTTCAGGAGCAGCGCCTTCGCTGAGCTCGAGAGCCACTACAGGAGCGTGATACGGAATCAAAGTGATTCCTGTATACGGTTGGATTTATGATTAAAATACAGATTACGTCTGGGAAGGCATGGAGAGATATGACCTCATAACCGTATAATCGAGAATCATCCTTATTCCGTATGATTCAGCGGAGGAACTCATGATGCGGGCGGCAGGAGATTAGGGCCGAGGCCTTGACCGACGACAAGCTGAAGGAGATGGGGACGAACCCCCACAGGGAAACGAGAAAGGCTCAGCCAACGGGCAGGTAGGTTTCAGGTTGGCCTGGGAGCTGTACGCTTCGCGTCGATAGTGCGCCATGCTGCCCAGCGGGAGCACGCCCGTAAGGCAGATGTCATACGAAAACGCAAACACTTGCAGTATCCGCCAGCGCTGCGTCATCGACTGACACGGCGGCTGACACTTCGTCCGCGTCATTCGATGTCGCGGCTCTATCCCACACTGCGGGCACAACGGGAGCGGCCAGCGCCCCACAGGAGGTTCACCCATGACCACGATGCCCCAGCTTCCCCCCTATAACGGTGCTCAGACCTCCTCCTGGTCCGAAACCCACGTTCTTGAATTGCCAGAGCGCGAGGCCCGCACCGTGCCTCTGGGCGACCTGCCGAGCAGTGAAGTGGTAAAGCGTTACTTGCGTAGTGCCTTTCCAGGCGGCATCTATACCCACCAGGCCGACGCCGCGACCTGCGCTGCCAGCTACGAGGACTTCGCGGTCACCACCGGCACCGCCAGCGGAAAGACGCTGTGCTTCCACCTCGCCGCGCTCGAGGCCCTATCCACCCTTCCGGAAACGAAGGTGGTCGTCCTCTATCCTCAGAAAGCACTCGGAGCCGAGCAGGAAGGACGGTGGAAGGAGACGCTTCAGGCAGCAGGCGTTGATGCCCGAGTGGGCCGCATTGACGGTGCCGTGCCGGTCAGCCAGCGGGAGCTGATCCTCGACACCTGCCGCGTCGTCATCCTCACGCCGGACGTCTTGCACGCCTGGCTGCTCAGCAACCTCGCCCGCAAGTCTGTCCGCAACTTCATCCGTGCCACCCGCCTGATGATCATCGATGAGGTGCACACGTTCACCGGCGTGTTCGGGAGCAACGCCGCATTCCTGTTCAGGCGCTACGAGCACGCCCTGAAGACGTTGACCCGCAAACGGCTGCAGTACGTGTGCGCCTCGGCCACCATCCAGGATCCCGCCGAGCACCTCATGCTCCTGACCGGGCGAACCTTCACGCTGATCGGTCCGGACCGCGACGGCTCGCCCCGGCAGCCGGTCAGCCTTCACTTCCTGCGGCCCACTGAACCTGGCCGGGACCTGCTCACCGGAGCGGCGAGCCTACTGCACGACCTCGCGGCAGATGGCCAGAAGTTCCTGTGCTTCAGCGACTCGCGCAAGCAAACCGAGAACCTGGCGAGCATCATGGCCCGCCGCCCGGATGTGGACGACGCCGAGGACTCGGACGACCATCCGCTGGACAGCTCGCCCCTCGCCAAGCTGCGTGTCCTGCCGTACCGCAGCGGCTACGAGTCCCGGGACCGGACGGAGATCCAGGCGCGTCTTACCCGCGGCGACCTGGACGGCATCATCTCCACCAGTGCCCTGGAACTCGGCATGGACATTCCGCACCTCGACGCAGTCGTGCTGCTCGGCGTCCCAGCTTCCAGCACGTCGTTGCATCAGCGGATTGGCCGCGTGGGCCGCCGCCGGCCCGGCCGGGTGCTGATCCTCGATTCGGGTTCCGCCAGCGACGCCCTGCTGTTTGAACGGCCGGAAGAGGTGCTCACTCGGCCCCTCGCGGACGGCGCGCTGTACCTCGAGAACCAGAACATTCAGTGCATCCATGCCATCTGCCTTGCGCGCGCTGGCGGGGAACACGACGCCCTGATGACTGCTCTGGACCGTGAAACCGACTCGGAAATCGACACGCCGGTTACCTGGCCTGATGGATTCCTCGATCTGGTTGCCCGTGAGCGGTCGGGTACCCTGCCTCCAGCGCTTCACGTGCTGCGCGCCCAGGCAGGTGACCGGCCCAATCACGCCTTCCCACTCCGGGACGTGGAAACCAGCTATAAGGTTGAGCTGCGGCAGGGCAACGGCCCACAGGAACTCGGCACACTCTCTTACGGTCAGGTGATGCGCGAGGCCTACCCAGGTGCTGTGTATCTGTATGCCACCCGGGCATACCGGGTGACCCGCATCAATCCGCTGTCCCGCACCGTGCACGTCCGCCCTGAGAAACGCTTCTCCACCAAGCCCAGCTGCCTGCCCACCCTGGCTTTCCCGAACTTCGATGCCGGCAGTGTCTACCAGGCAGCCCAGCACGGACAGCTTCAGGCAGTGGACTGCGACGTCATGATTTCGGAGAACGTGGTTGGCTTCGATGAGCGCCGTGGACCGAATACCTTTCATAGCGCGTACCCACTTGATCCCCACCAGACCGGCATCTATTTCCAGCAACCGCGCTTCTCCCGCAACATGTACACCACCGGGATCGTCCTGCACCACGGTCTCCTGCAGGGAGACGTGCCTCGGGGCCGCCTTGCTGAGATCGTTCTCGACGCCTTCCAGCTCACGGTGCCCTTTGAGAGCCGCGATATTGGCGTCACCACGGATAAGCTCCGTGTGGAGCGCCCTGGCCTGCCCAAAGGAGACGGCGTGGTCGTTATCTATGACCAGACGTACGGTAGCCTGCGGCTTTCCGGCCGGCTGCTGGGTGACGACGTTCTTCCGCGTGTGCTGGAGACGGCCGCGAGCCTCGCCGCTTATGACCTTGAGATGGCTCCAGACGATGAAGGCCTCATGCGCGTTCACACCGCCTTACAGCAGCTTGCCCTGGAAGCTACGCGCACGCGGCGGACGCCCGCATGGGCCGAAACCGCTCCGCCCATTCCCGAGGACGGCGAGCGTGTCCAGGTCCTTTTGGAGGGCACGACCGGCATCTGCCTGCTGCACGACCACCGGGAGATGAAGATCGCGCAGGTGTACTACAGTCCTCGTTCCGGCCTGCAGTACAAGGGCAGGCTCTGCACGGACAATGCCTGGGATACCCACCTCACGGTCGTTCCCGTGGGAGGAGTGCAGGCGATTCCTGGGGTCAGCGAGCTCGGGTGGTATGACCTGGACCTCGGAGAGATCGTCGCAGATGGGTGAGTCTACCGTGCTTGAGCATCAAGCCCCGCTTCGCATGGAATCGAGGGAGAATCAGATTCAAGGTCAACGGTCAGCAGCGTGAGCTCCCGACCATCCCCGAGGATGATGGGGGCAGACAACCGGGGGAGGCCGTCGAGGTGCGGGTAAATCAACCAGAGCGGTTTCCGTGACTCTGATGACTGCTGATGGAACACATGGCTATACGCCAACATCTGATAAGCATCGGCGTTGGTGATGTCATAGGTGGGCCCGCCACCTGGTTTAAGCCTCTTCCACTTCGTATCGGCAATGACGACTTGCTTGTCGGGCATTGTGATGCGTAGATCAGGACGAAGGGGGAAGGCCCGTTGGCCATTCACTCGTCCCAACGCGTGGTCTGTCACCTGCGTCTCGATAAGCCAGTTCGGGTACTGCACGCGCAACAGGTGAGCGACATACCCTTCGTACACCTTGTTCATATCGAAGAGGACGGCGTGAGCCCTGGCTGTGATGCCGCCCACCAGCGGGTTGAGCTCGTACAACACCAAGCGGCAGAGGGCCTCCAGAGCAGCGAAGTGCGCGTGCCCACGCTCCAGCCGCCACGCCGAAAAATCACGCTGAATATCCTGGCTTGGGGACACACGCTCAAGCGCCACCAGGAGTTCTCGAGCCAGGTGCCGGGTGGGCTGCAGCCGCGTCATACGAGAGACCCGTTCCACAGTCAGGCGAGTCAGGCGGGTTTCCGGTCTGTCGGGCAAAAACTCGTCGTACACCACGTTCAGTCGATGCGCATGTTGAGGCGGCTGCCGCATCTGCCGGGGCAGGTCCAGCCGGCCCCGCAACGAAGCGCGTTCCTCATACACCGGCACGTAGGTGTGAGGAAGACCGCGCCTCACGGCGACTTTGATTCCCTCCAGAACAGAGCGGAGCAGGACTTCAAACAGGGGCATCCGCGTGGCGTCCAGGTCAGCAGGAGGGGCGACAAGAAAGCGCTCGTCCGTCGCCACCAGCATGCGCAAAAGAAGAGTGCGGCTGCGCCCAGGAGACGCCAGTGGGTCCGAGTGCCGAGTGCCCGGACGCTCATGGGTCTTTGGAAGGATCTCCACGGTGGTTCCGTCCGGAGTGCGGACCAGTCCAACCCATTGGGTGAGTTTCAAAGACGTCTGCCCGCCCACCCTCGTGGGGACAGCGACGGGATTCAGCTCCTGGGTTTTCTCGAGCACAAGAGCTTCGACAGCGTCGAAGGCCTCCTCGCTGAGGACGGTTATATTCCCGTCGCCCTGACTGCTGACCTTCCCCCGGACCAAAAAGTCATGTTCTCGGACGCTCAGGTGCACACTCACGCCCCAAATGGGAAGACGTCCGGCGACATGCGGCTGTAGACGAGGGTGAAGGCCTCCAGTTCTCCAAACGCAGCCTCATTGACGCGGTACCGGACCTCATCACCCACCTTGTCCTGGTGCACAAATTGAAGGTGCCGTTCTTTCCCTTGATCTGCGAGCACCTCGCGAATCCTGGCCCAATCATCGAAGAAGTACTCCTCGAGTTGTGGCAGGATGCGTTCCCGCAAGGCACTTGCGACGCCCTCGAGTGTGGCGGGCAGGCCCAGCAGATAGGCATGACCAATCACCTGTTCACGGCTGAGCAACTGCTGGATCCGGTCGTTGATGGCGTACAGGAACTTTCTCAGGTCAAGTTCGCGTCCATCAAGGTTGAGCACTGGTAGGACCGCAGGTTCAGGCCAGACGGGATGGAACACGAATCGCCGGCGCAGGGCCGTATCCAGCTGGGTCAGGCTCCGGTCGGCCGTATTCATGGTGCCGATGATGTAGAGCGAGTCTGGCACACTCAATTGCCGCCGGCTGAGAGGCAGCTTAACGGTTAATGCTTCTGGTCGCCCCGCGCGCTTCTCGGGCTCCAGCAAGGTAATGAGTTCACCGAAAATTTTAGCGACGTTGCCCCGGTTGATTTCGTCAATGATCAGGACGTGGCGAGATGCAGGACGGTTTGTGCGACTGGGCGAAGCTGTAGAGCCAAGGTGAAGGCGCTGCAGCACCTCCAGGGCAGTGGCCCCTGCAACGCGTTGCAGGGTAGGAGGCGCGAATTTCCGACCAGTGATGTCCTGAGCAGCAACGTCCAACTCCGTGGCCAGCCAGTGGACTGGTCTCGCGTGAGCGTAATCATCAGCGAACAGCGGGTCGCTGTTCGGGTCAAAGTGATAATCACCGTCAACGAGGCCTACAGCGCCAATACTGTCAGCACTCTTCGCCAGCAGAACCATATCCCCGAAGCGCATGGCATCCCGGAACAGCATCTGCGAGGGATTGGGTTCCTCCTCGCTCAGGGTGTTTAAATCCTGCGGACTCTTCTTCCAGCTACCGACGCGTATCTCTCCTCGTTCCAGACAGCGATCGCGTACAGGGCTGACCGTATTCGTACCGTCTATGTAAATCCGCCACACCTGGGCGTCGTGCCGCATGGCCTGATGGGCCTGTATAACTGGCTGTCTGGCTGCTGTGGGCCCAGCAGGAAGTAGAGTTCCGCCTGCGGCGCGAACAGCTTCCAAAAAGAGGCCGTCTTCCAGCTGGTAGTTTAGCTGCCCGTCATGCATGACTGGCTTGATGCCTTCGATAAAGTCTTCGTAGCCGAAGGACTGATGAAAAGTTACAAACGAAATAGCGCCTGCAGCGAACCATTTATCGTAACGGGCTTTAAGAGCTGCACGGTCGGCGAGTGTGGACGCCAGAAAGTCTGGGTCCAGGATGGCCAGAGCTCGCTCGATGACTTGATAGGTTTTGCCAGTTCCAGGAGGGCCATACAAAATCTGGTTTCGTTGTACGGAGTCGCTGTTTACAACATCTCCGAGAATTTCCTCACGGTGGCCGTGCGCCTCAAGCATCTCGGTCCCCTTTGCCTCTTGCTCTGTGGTCTGCGTTAAGCCGAGTCTTGCTTGCCTGACCTCAGAGGGGATCTTTGAGAGCATGCCCATCCATTGACCAAAGACAACTTCTCTCCCTTGTTGATCTTGGAAGATCCATCCTGAGGAGCCCCCACCTTTTCGCAGCAGAATCACGCTTGACGCGGCAGTTGCAGACTCAAAAGCAGTGTCTGTTGTAAACTCGAATAAATGCGAATCCGGCTTTTCTCTTAAGACGTCTTTATCGATCAGCTGCTGCTTGATTTCCCTTTTCTCGGAGTCCATTGATTTCACGGCCTCGCTGCCTGCCAGAACAACAAATCTCCCTTTGCGCATTTGGGCGTAGGCGGTGAGAAGATCAGTCTTCAGAGTAAATACTGGCGTATCTTTATCTCCCCAGAACCAAGTAAGCCATTGCCCATGCGTTTGCTTTTTTCCTTCTGAATCGCGAACAAACCATTCGCGAATTCCATTGACCATTCGCCCTGCCACAATGCAGCCTGCTTCTGTGCTGCCATTGAAATCTTCATCGCGCACAAAACGCAATTCACCACTTGAGGGATCTGGCTGTAGTACGCCTTCATCCAAAAGGCGCCGACGATGATCTTTATAGCCAGCTGGAACATAACGTTCATAGCTATCCGTCACTTGTGCCCGTGCCTGACTTCCGGCAAGAACAGTGAAGCGGCTGCCGTGTGGTCGCCCCTTGGCCTTCACGCCTACGGTTTCCAACTCAAAAGTGGGAAATTGATCTTCTGTGCCTGGCAACTTGGAACTCCTCTTGGAAAAACTTCTGCGCGGAAGTTCAAAAAATTTAGGATTTGTAGGGGTGGTTATCTGGAGCGAAAGTGGCTCTCATGCCGAATAATCGTACGGAAAGAACTTTTGCTGTATTCATAGCTGCCTCTCGATGCTTCAGGACCAGGGCCTCCCTGCCTACAGCGTGCCGGTCAGTATCTTCCGGAACGGGGTATTTCCTCCTCAAGTCGGGTAATCCCGGGAGTTGTCTCCTCATAATTCGGTGTCGAATCGAAGCGGTCATCGCAAGTACGAACCATCTTACTGAAGTTTGCCCTGAAGCCACATTCCTCCCCAGCTTTCCCAGCACGTGCTGTTGGTCTGGCTCCGCATCGTCAGAATTAAGGACAAGCACTTCCTCCCTGGTCAGGCTGAGGCTGAGCAACTCGCCGCTGCCCAGCAGTGGCACCCTTAGGGTTTGAGAGGTTCCTCCACCTCGAAGGTGGGCAGCACGTGGTAATGGTGGGTTTCCGTGCCCATGTACCGCGCGATGGTGTACCACTCTTCGTCACGTTCGCAGCGCAGGACGGTAGCTCCTGCGGCGCGAACTGTTCCGCTCGCTCGGCTGAGCCGCTGATTGAGCCTGCCGTTGCGGCTGAGGCGAGCGACGGGGCCGTGGACGCTGTAAAGCCGCTGATTTTGCAGGCGTAAAGCGCCCCATTGGCTGGCATACACCTGAACAGCTGCACGGCCTGGCGCTTCCAGCACTTCGGGCGCACTGACGTACAGGTCGCCTGGGTCACCGTCCAGGCTGTAGCGAATCCGGGAGGGGAGACGCTCCCCTGTAGGCAATGGGAAAGGCTGGACGCCCAGGTCCTTCAACGCGGTCTGGTAGTCGCGGTTGAGGAGGGTGGGATGGCAATCCTCTTCCTTACGGAGCAGGGTGACGCTTTGTCGGGCGCGCGTGAGGGCCACGTAGAGCGCCCGGGTATCGTCCGGTGGCGTGTCCAGCCCATGGCGCCGCAACCCCTCGTTGAGAATGAAGACATGGTCGAACTCACTGCCTTTGGCACTGTGGTAGGTGCTGAGGATCACGCCTCCCCGGGCGAGGGGTTTGGCTGCGTCAATCCGGAGGGCCAGTGCACCCCAGGTGGTGTCCTTCAGATCCTGGGTAGCGTTGAGAATGGCAGGCCAGGCCCGGTCCTGGGCGCTGAGCCCCAATTGGATGCGGAGGGCTTCCAGCGTGCCGTGCGCGTTTGAAGTGGGCGCGTCAGGTTGAGCCGTCAGGGCGTCACGGAGGGCTGCACCGATGAGGCTGCTCGCGGGGCGGAGCTGATCGTGCACGTTGTACAGCTGGTACAGCACGCCAGCTTCCCGCAGGGTGTGCTGCACCTCGTGGAGGTGCGTCCACTCCCGAGCAAGCACGGCGATTTCGTGCGGGAGCGTGCCCTGTTGAATGAGTCGGGCGAGCTCTCGCGCCAGGCCCAGGGCCGCATGGTAGCGGTGCCGGTACCGGCCGATACGCACGTCCCCCTCTCCGTCCCGAACGCTCACGACCCGCCCGGCGGTGCCTTTCAGGCGGGCTTCCTCGGGAAGGGCGGCTTCGATAAAGGCATTGGCGGCCTGGACGATTCTTGGGCGACTGCGGTAGTTCGCGAGGAGGGGGACGACCTTCTCGTCGGCAATGTCGTAGTCCTGCCGGAACCGCCGAATGAACTCGATGCTCGCGCCCTGGAAGGAGTAGAGATTCTGATCGTCGTCGCCTACAGCGACGAGATAGCCGGGCTGCTCGCGTTCATCCTCGTCGGCACCTTCCGGACCTCCCAGCCGGTCAAAGGAGGCGAGCAGGGTGACCAGGTCGTACTCTGCGCCCTTGATGTCCTGGTACTCGTCGACGAGGACATACTGGTACGGAGCGGGCTGCTCACGCAGGTGAATGACCGCTTGAGAGATCAGCCAGGTGAAGCGGTCTCCGGCGGGCAGCTCCCGGGGCGCGTCACGTTCACTCAGACCCGTGAGTTTGCGCGCCAAGCCGTGAAAGGTCAGCACGTCCACGTGTAGGCCACTGCCACCCAGCAGGGCCGCGAGGCGCTCACGCACCTCAGCGACCGCTGTCCGGTTGTAGGCAAGAACCAAGACCCGCTCGGGGTTCACGTCCCGCAGAGCAACCAGATTGGCCACGCGGTGCACGATCGTGCGCGTCTTGCCACTGCCGGGCCCAGCGAGGACCAGGATCGCGCGGCTTTCGTCGTCCGTGACCACCCGAAGCTGCGCTTCGCTCAGTCCCCCGAGGATTCGCTCGCGTTGCTCCGGAATTTGCGGAGTCGCAGCTGCTTCTGGGTGGGGCAGGTGGCGCTGACAGAACGTTTCGAGCGGCACTGTGAAGTAGTCGCGGAGCAGGTCGACGCGGACCGCTTCGTCCGGCTGCTGAAGCAGGTGCCTCATCACGTGGAGGCGCCGGGCCCGGTCCGCGTAATGCAATTCCAAAGGTCGGAACGCCGCCTTGTTGTAGGCGCGGCGGTCGCCGCGCTGAAGGTAGAAGACGCTGCCCGTCTCACTCTCCCCTCGGGCGACATTTGCGAGTCCCAGGTACTGAACCGCATACAGGGCCTCCAGGGCGTCCAGACCGCCGAGTTCTGCCTCGTACTGCGCGTCGAGGTCCGCGGCGTTCAGCTCCAATGCCTCCCCGCCCAGTAAGTCACTCAAGCGCTTGATGAGGCCGTCCGCCAGTGCGCGAACACCCACCCACCGCTCTTCGGCGTCCGCCAGCCACTGCGGGGGACTCACGCCTTCCTGCACGGGTTGCAGGTGAACGTGGAAGGTATCCCGGCGACTGCGGACGATGTCCAGGGCCTGCAGGACCCGCAGGGCCGTGAGGAGGTTCGCCTGACGGTGTCGGCGGCGCACGTCCTCCCCCACAGGCTGCAGGTTCAGGCGGGTGAGGTCTGCGTCTGGATGTTCCCGCAGGTGGGCCGCGAACGCCCGCAGACTGGCGCTGCAGGCGTCAAGCTGGGTCCTGGCTCCACGGCGCGCGCGAAGGGCCACTGGGTAGCTCCACCGGGCGTGCCCACTGCGCACGAGTTGCCGCGCGGCCGTCACGATCTTGGAGAGGCGCAGTCCAGCCAGCAGAGCGGTCTCACGCACGTCCAGTGAAACTTCGTCCCCAGCACGGTGGCCACGGGCCCGCAGCAGGGTCAGGAGCGGCAGTGCGTCCACTCCGGGCGCGGCACTGCTTTCCAGCAGGCGGAGTTGTAAGCGGGCCGGTTGCTTCTCGCCTTCCCGCACGAGGCTGTAAGCCTCCAGGGCGAACAGGGCGACCCGCGCTTGGGTGGTGAGCTCCTCGGGGTCATCGCGGGACAGGATGTCCCCGAACTCCAGGCTGGACACCCAACGGGCATTCGGGGGTAACTCCAAGCGCTTCTTGACGAGGTCCCAGCAGTCCTTGAGGGCCTTGGGTCCGCCCAGCCGTCCCTGCGATTCGAGCCGGAACGCCTGCAGGAAGTCCCGTTCGTCCCACAGCATCAGGGCGTGCCCCTGCTCGCCGGGTTGCCGGGCCACGCGCCCAATCTCCTGCAGGTAAGCTTCCGGCGCACTCGGCGGCCCAGCGTGGATGACCGTGTGGATACCGGGTCGGTCGATGCCCATGCCGAAGGCGCTCGTGGCCACCACGACGTCCAGGTCGCCGTCCTTGAAGGCCTGGAGGACCCGGAGTTTCTCCGCTGCGGGAATGCGGGCGTGATAGGGCGCGGCGCGCAGGCCCACGCGTTCCAGCGCCTCCGCGTGACTCTCGCACAGGGCCCGGCTCCGCACGTACACGATGGCGACCCCTTGCCCACGCCGCTCGGTGAGCACCCGAGCGATGACGTTGAGCCGTTCGCTGTGCGGCACAACCTGCAGCTCCGTCTGGATCTCCGAACGCCACTGAAAAGGTGCGGTGTCCGGCACCCGGTGCATCGGGCGGCCGAGCAGCCCCTGCAGTTCGTTCACGAAGCGCGTCTCGAGGTCCTGCACGACCTTCAGGGTGGCCGTGGCCGTCACGAAGCCCACCAGCGGCGCTTCTCCTCCGGCGTGGATCTCCCGAATAACCTGGGGGATGCGGAGAAAGTCCGGGCGGAAGTCCATGCCCCACTGGCTGAGCGTATGCGCCTCGTCGAGTACCCAAAGGGCGGGCTTGCGGTGCTTGAGGAGGCGCTGCACTCCAGCGTTCTGCAGCCGTTCCGGGCTGACGTACAGCAGGTCGGTGCGTCCCTCCCAGACGTCCTCAAGGATGCGGCGTTGCTCAATGGGGCTCTGCGAGGACGCCAAGAAAGCGGCGCGGTCCCCCCAGCCGGGGAGGGCGAGCCGCAGATTCATCACCTGGTCCTCCATCAGGGCCTGGAGCGGGGACACCACGATCGTCAGCGCACGCTGGTACTTGCTGAGCAGCAGCGCCGGGAACTGGAAGCACAGGCTCTTGCCGCCCCCGGTGGGAAGCAGGCCCAGCGGCACCACCTCGCTGCCCAGCAGGGCCCGCACAATCTCCAGCTGACCGTCGCGGAAATCGTACCTGGGGCCGTATAGCGCCTGAAGTTCGGAGCGCAAGGCTTCGCCCGTCCAGCCTCCCGGGAAGGTCGCGCGCTCGGCCGCCAGGAAGGTGGGGAACTCATGCATGATCCACGCGGGGCGCCGCAACGCGGGGTCACCGGAACGCAGCAGCCAATGCAGGAACACCACGGCACCCAGATTTCCCCAGCTCCGCTCCGGGAGGGTGTACATGAACGTTTCGAGTGCGCTCC
Encoded here:
- a CDS encoding DEAD/DEAH box helicase; this translates as MTTMPQLPPYNGAQTSSWSETHVLELPEREARTVPLGDLPSSEVVKRYLRSAFPGGIYTHQADAATCAASYEDFAVTTGTASGKTLCFHLAALEALSTLPETKVVVLYPQKALGAEQEGRWKETLQAAGVDARVGRIDGAVPVSQRELILDTCRVVILTPDVLHAWLLSNLARKSVRNFIRATRLMIIDEVHTFTGVFGSNAAFLFRRYEHALKTLTRKRLQYVCASATIQDPAEHLMLLTGRTFTLIGPDRDGSPRQPVSLHFLRPTEPGRDLLTGAASLLHDLAADGQKFLCFSDSRKQTENLASIMARRPDVDDAEDSDDHPLDSSPLAKLRVLPYRSGYESRDRTEIQARLTRGDLDGIISTSALELGMDIPHLDAVVLLGVPASSTSLHQRIGRVGRRRPGRVLILDSGSASDALLFERPEEVLTRPLADGALYLENQNIQCIHAICLARAGGEHDALMTALDRETDSEIDTPVTWPDGFLDLVARERSGTLPPALHVLRAQAGDRPNHAFPLRDVETSYKVELRQGNGPQELGTLSYGQVMREAYPGAVYLYATRAYRVTRINPLSRTVHVRPEKRFSTKPSCLPTLAFPNFDAGSVYQAAQHGQLQAVDCDVMISENVVGFDERRGPNTFHSAYPLDPHQTGIYFQQPRFSRNMYTTGIVLHHGLLQGDVPRGRLAEIVLDAFQLTVPFESRDIGVTTDKLRVERPGLPKGDGVVVIYDQTYGSLRLSGRLLGDDVLPRVLETAASLAAYDLEMAPDDEGLMRVHTALQQLALEATRTRRTPAWAETAPPIPEDGERVQVLLEGTTGICLLHDHREMKIAQVYYSPRSGLQYKGRLCTDNAWDTHLTVVPVGGVQAIPGVSELGWYDLDLGEIVADG
- a CDS encoding McrC family protein — protein: MSVHLSVREHDFLVRGKVSSQGDGNITVLSEEAFDAVEALVLEKTQELNPVAVPTRVGGQTSLKLTQWVGLVRTPDGTTVEILPKTHERPGTRHSDPLASPGRSRTLLLRMLVATDERFLVAPPADLDATRMPLFEVLLRSVLEGIKVAVRRGLPHTYVPVYEERASLRGRLDLPRQMRQPPQHAHRLNVVYDEFLPDRPETRLTRLTVERVSRMTRLQPTRHLARELLVALERVSPSQDIQRDFSAWRLERGHAHFAALEALCRLVLYELNPLVGGITARAHAVLFDMNKVYEGYVAHLLRVQYPNWLIETQVTDHALGRVNGQRAFPLRPDLRITMPDKQVVIADTKWKRLKPGGGPTYDITNADAYQMLAYSHVFHQQSSESRKPLWLIYPHLDGLPRLSAPIILGDGRELTLLTVDLESDSPSIPCEAGLDAQAR
- a CDS encoding AAA family ATPase, whose translation is MPGTEDQFPTFELETVGVKAKGRPHGSRFTVLAGSQARAQVTDSYERYVPAGYKDHRRRLLDEGVLQPDPSSGELRFVRDEDFNGSTEAGCIVAGRMVNGIREWFVRDSEGKKQTHGQWLTWFWGDKDTPVFTLKTDLLTAYAQMRKGRFVVLAGSEAVKSMDSEKREIKQQLIDKDVLREKPDSHLFEFTTDTAFESATAASSVILLRKGGGSSGWIFQDQQGREVVFGQWMGMLSKIPSEVRQARLGLTQTTEQEAKGTEMLEAHGHREEILGDVVNSDSVQRNQILYGPPGTGKTYQVIERALAILDPDFLASTLADRAALKARYDKWFAAGAISFVTFHQSFGYEDFIEGIKPVMHDGQLNYQLEDGLFLEAVRAAGGTLLPAGPTAARQPVIQAHQAMRHDAQVWRIYIDGTNTVSPVRDRCLERGEIRVGSWKKSPQDLNTLSEEEPNPSQMLFRDAMRFGDMVLLAKSADSIGAVGLVDGDYHFDPNSDPLFADDYAHARPVHWLATELDVAAQDITGRKFAPPTLQRVAGATALEVLQRLHLGSTASPSRTNRPASRHVLIIDEINRGNVAKIFGELITLLEPEKRAGRPEALTVKLPLSRRQLSVPDSLYIIGTMNTADRSLTQLDTALRRRFVFHPVWPEPAVLPVLNLDGRELDLRKFLYAINDRIQQLLSREQVIGHAYLLGLPATLEGVASALRERILPQLEEYFFDDWARIREVLADQGKERHLQFVHQDKVGDEVRYRVNEAAFGELEAFTLVYSRMSPDVFPFGA
- a CDS encoding RecQ family ATP-dependent DNA helicase; translated protein: MPSRAWPTDLPAEAVFLDLEVQEGGLRVGAMVSGGQPWLFTAKHLPQVEQVVPRVQRLIGHNIRRFDIPQLEQLTGTPFQVDMDKRLVDTLELASLTFPGEPSQALDKLYREHAHLSDPIEDCLESAYVYVRCAAALPDLPPLVRAVARRVLPLGATLDLIPDGVGDWAVLRALPLQGDWSALETFMYTLPERSWGNLGAVVFLHWLLRSGDPALRRPAWIMHEFPTFLAAERATFPGGWTGEALRSELQALYGPRYDFRDGQLEIVRALLGSEVVPLGLLPTGGGKSLCFQFPALLLSKYQRALTIVVSPLQALMEDQVMNLRLALPGWGDRAAFLASSQSPIEQRRILEDVWEGRTDLLYVSPERLQNAGVQRLLKHRKPALWVLDEAHTLSQWGMDFRPDFLRIPQVIREIHAGGEAPLVGFVTATATLKVVQDLETRFVNELQGLLGRPMHRVPDTAPFQWRSEIQTELQVVPHSERLNVIARVLTERRGQGVAIVYVRSRALCESHAEALERVGLRAAPYHARIPAAEKLRVLQAFKDGDLDVVVATSAFGMGIDRPGIHTVIHAGPPSAPEAYLQEIGRVARQPGEQGHALMLWDERDFLQAFRLESQGRLGGPKALKDCWDLVKKRLELPPNARWVSSLEFGDILSRDDPEELTTQARVALFALEAYSLVREGEKQPARLQLRLLESSAAPGVDALPLLTLLRARGHRAGDEVSLDVRETALLAGLRLSKIVTAARQLVRSGHARWSYPVALRARRGARTQLDACSASLRAFAAHLREHPDADLTRLNLQPVGEDVRRRHRQANLLTALRVLQALDIVRSRRDTFHVHLQPVQEGVSPPQWLADAEERWVGVRALADGLIKRLSDLLGGEALELNAADLDAQYEAELGGLDALEALYAVQYLGLANVARGESETGSVFYLQRGDRRAYNKAAFRPLELHYADRARRLHVMRHLLQQPDEAVRVDLLRDYFTVPLETFCQRHLPHPEAAATPQIPEQRERILGGLSEAQLRVVTDDESRAILVLAGPGSGKTRTIVHRVANLVALRDVNPERVLVLAYNRTAVAEVRERLAALLGGSGLHVDVLTFHGLARKLTGLSERDAPRELPAGDRFTWLISQAVIHLREQPAPYQYVLVDEYQDIKGAEYDLVTLLASFDRLGGPEGADEDEREQPGYLVAVGDDDQNLYSFQGASIEFIRRFRQDYDIADEKVVPLLANYRSRPRIVQAANAFIEAALPEEARLKGTAGRVVSVRDGEGDVRIGRYRHRYHAALGLARELARLIQQGTLPHEIAVLAREWTHLHEVQHTLREAGVLYQLYNVHDQLRPASSLIGAALRDALTAQPDAPTSNAHGTLEALRIQLGLSAQDRAWPAILNATQDLKDTTWGALALRIDAAKPLARGGVILSTYHSAKGSEFDHVFILNEGLRRHGLDTPPDDTRALYVALTRARQSVTLLRKEEDCHPTLLNRDYQTALKDLGVQPFPLPTGERLPSRIRYSLDGDPGDLYVSAPEVLEAPGRAAVQVYASQWGALRLQNQRLYSVHGPVARLSRNGRLNQRLSRASGTVRAAGATVLRCERDEEWYTIARYMGTETHHYHVLPTFEVEEPLKP